A genomic region of Scyliorhinus canicula chromosome 4, sScyCan1.1, whole genome shotgun sequence contains the following coding sequences:
- the LOC119964389 gene encoding volume-regulated anion channel subunit LRRC8C-like, with the protein MFSVVELKYFGDQRATFKILKPWWDVFTDYLTILMLMVAVFGGTLQISTDKIICVPVPEGFSMTTMQWNKSALKGLKLNSFDSGFKTDLDREQYNLMDQYCYDHAIQWYSKYFPYIAIIHTLVFLISSNFWFKFPGTSSKIEHFISILGKCLDSQWTTKALSETVYEDSDLQIPQRTVLSTEPSVSCSLNLQQSSDTALLLGQKESSNDRICENEAQASLCKPPSKTFKTVGGGVYGHAAVKILDKKEGEQAKALFEKVKKFRLHTEEGHILYMMYIRQTILRSVQTILILAYFVTRIPKMKHIVHCVDKIHITGFTEFFCIHGLWRIFRMLSIVYVVVIFIYCITCTYTLYWIFYFKLKEYSFAYVREETGIDDIPDVKNDFAFLLHLIDQYDKLYARKFAVFLSDVSENKLRQLNLSYEWTHEKLQQRIVTNEDNKTELHLFMLPGIPNNVYDIYNLEVLKLEFIKDVSISAAISQQTSLQELWVYNCIIKVENRALAFLKDTITILRVRFANAYEIPQWMYCLKNLRELYLEGNLLIDNKTSIVLQSLCDLERLKSLHLKSNVTKIPAAVIDVAHHLQHLSIHNQGKKFTTLNGLRKMLCLSVLKLYNCDLERIPSAIFSLSNLQELDLKDNNLRTLEELASFQHLRKLTTLKLHHNKITQIPLYIAKASSLEMLYLTKNDITFLPSNLFKLTRLRHLEIGHNNITSIPTEIEQLEDLHYFDIESNKVSELPFELFYCTKLRVLILSHNLLTSIPPKVKNLTQLRQLDLKGNKLQYLPPELAKCQCLKRSQLNVEEDIFNTLPYDIREEFLNRI; encoded by the exons ATGTTTTCAGTGGTTGAGCTGAAATATTTTGGAGACCAAAGAGCTACATTTAAAATCTTGAAACCATGGTGGGATGTTTTCACAGATTATTTAACTATTCTGATGCTAATGGTAGCAGTTTTTGGAGGGACATTACAG ATATCAACAGACAAGATCATTTGTGTCCCTGTACCAGAAGGCTTCTCAATGACCACCATGCAATGGAACAAAAGTGCTCTTAAAGGTCTTAAGCTAAATAGTTTTGATTCTGGATTTAAGACCGACTTGGACCGTGAACAATACAATTTAATGGATCAGTATTGTTATGATCATGCAATTCAGTGGTATTCAAAATATTTCCCATACATAGCTATCATTCACACCCTTGTATTTTTGATAAGCAGTAACTTCTGGTTCAAATTTCCAGGAACAAGTTCCAAAATTGAACATTTTATATCAATCCTTGGAAAATGTTTAGATTCTCAATGGACCACTAAGGCACTTTCAGAAACTGTTTATGAAGATTCAGATCTACAAATTCCACAAAGAACAGTTTTATCAACTGAACCATCCGTATCTTGCTCTTTAAACCTACAACAATCCTCTGatactgccctattactgggacAAAAGGAATCCAGTAATGACAGGATATGTGAGAATGAAGCACAAGCATCATTGTGCAAACCTCCATCTAAGACTTTCAAAACTGTTGGAGGTGGTGTTTATGGTCATGCTGCAGTGAAAATCCTCGATAAAAAAGAGGGTGAACAAGcaaaagcattgtttgaaaaagTCAAAAAGTTTCGTCTTCACACAGAAGAAGGTCATATTCTTTATATGATGTACATAAGACAAACTATTTTGCGTTCTGTTCAAACAATTCTCATTCTCGCCTATTTTGTAACTCGGATTCCTAAAATGAAACACATTGTCCACTGTGTCGATAAAATTCATATCACAGGCTTCACAGaatttttctgcatccatggtctTTGGAGGATATTCAGGATGTTGTCTATCGTGTATGTAGTTGTCATATTCATTTATTGTATAACTTGCACCTACACATTGTACTGGATCTTCTATTTTAAACTGAAGGAATATTCATTTGCATATGTCAGAGAAGAAACTGGAATTGATGACATTCCTGATGTGAAGAATGACTTTGCATTTTTACTACATCTGATTGACCAATATGATAAACTATATGCTCGAAAGTTTGCTGTGTTTCTGTCTGATGTTAGTGAAAACAAACTCCGTCAACTAAACCTGAGCTATGAGTGGACACACGAGAAGCTTCAACAACGTATCGTTACTAATGAAGACAACAAAACCGAATTACATCTCTTTATGCTACCTGGTATTCCCAATAATGTTTATGATATTTATAATCTGGAAGTATTAAAGTTAGAATTTATTAAGGATGTCTCAATTAGTGCAGCCATTTCACAACAAACTTCACTTCAAGAACTGTGGgtatataactgtataataaaggTAGAAAATCGAGCACTTGCATTTTTAAAAGACACAATAACAATTTTAAGAGTTCGGTTTGCAAATGCTTATGAAATACCACAATGGATGTACTGTCTGAAGAATCTCCGTGAACTATACCTGGAAGGAAACTTATTAATCGACAATAAAACTTCCATTGTCCTGCAGTCTTTATGTGACTTAGAACGTCTTAAATCTTTGCACCTGAAATCCAATGTCACCAAAATACCAGCAGCGGTCATTGATGTTGCCCATCACCTTCAGCACCTCTCAATTCACAATCAGGGCAAAAAGTTCACCACTCTTAATGGCCTTAGGAAGATGCTTTGCCTGTCTGTTCTAAAGCTGTATAACTGTGATCTTGAGAGgatcccaagtgctatatttagTTTGAGCAATCTTCAGGAATTGGACCTCAAAGACAACAATCTGAGAACATTAGAGGAACTGGCTAGTTTTCAGCATCTTCGCAAACTCACCACACTCAAACTTCATCACAATAAAATTACACAGATTCCTCTATACATTGCCAAGGCTAGCTCACTGGAAATGCTTTATTTGACCAAAAATGATATTACTTTTCTTCCATCAAATCTATTTAAGCTAACCAGGCTGCGACATCTTGAAATTGGTCACAATAATATTACAAGCATTCCCACTGAAATAGAACAACTGGAAGACCTTCATTACTTTGACATTGAAAGCAACAAAGTATCTGAGCTACCTTTTGAACTGTTTTACTGCACAAAGCTGAGAGTGCTGATACTTTCACACAACCTTTTGACATCCATTCCACCAAAGGTGAAAAATTTGACACAACTGCGGCAACTGGATCTGAAAGGGAACAAATTGCAATACTTGCCACCTGAGCTAGCAAAGTGTCAGTGTTTGAAGAGGAGTCAATTGAATGTGGAAGAGGACATTTTCAACACACTTCCATATGATATCAGAGAAGAGTTTCTAAACAGAATCTAG